A single genomic interval of Chitinophaga sp. 180180018-3 harbors:
- a CDS encoding helix-turn-helix domain-containing protein: MKADGIELITIEGNTFWTGSLDALYGRIPRAGEPHRLGCYLLLCLFAATGTLTVDNEIIPIEGTGVVCLKPNSICSLPKGTGQVVCFTEDFFSLRYNSNVLYQFSFLAKDSSNFVALNGHQLNKWIQLCQLMEEEFLAQSRGARRVLRSYLNILLCMLDQHSDRGNNITHADNKEERIRQFEWLLEEHYKTVRIPSFYAARLHITTNYLNKLCQLCRNTSSGELIRKRVVIEAQRLLYHTALSVTEIAAELGFESISYFTTFFKKHTGTSPEAFRRITN, from the coding sequence ATGAAAGCAGACGGAATTGAGCTGATCACCATTGAGGGGAATACCTTCTGGACAGGTAGCCTGGACGCACTGTACGGAAGAATTCCCCGGGCCGGGGAGCCACACAGGCTTGGCTGCTACCTGTTACTGTGCCTGTTTGCAGCAACGGGCACATTGACGGTAGACAATGAAATCATCCCCATTGAAGGAACCGGTGTAGTATGTCTGAAACCAAACAGCATCTGCAGCCTGCCAAAAGGCACAGGGCAGGTAGTATGTTTTACGGAAGATTTTTTCTCGCTGCGCTACAATAGTAATGTGCTCTACCAGTTTTCCTTTCTGGCTAAAGACAGCAGCAACTTTGTAGCACTCAACGGGCATCAGCTGAATAAATGGATACAATTATGCCAGCTGATGGAAGAAGAATTCCTGGCGCAATCGCGCGGGGCAAGAAGAGTACTGCGCTCTTACTTAAACATATTGCTTTGCATGCTGGATCAGCATAGTGACAGGGGCAACAACATCACCCACGCAGACAACAAGGAAGAAAGAATCCGCCAGTTCGAATGGCTGTTGGAAGAGCATTACAAAACCGTGCGGATACCATCATTCTACGCGGCCAGGTTACATATCACCACCAATTATCTCAATAAATTATGTCAGCTATGCAGGAACACGTCCAGTGGAGAGCTGATCAGGAAAAGAGTAGTGATAGAAGCGCAGCGTTTGTTATATCATACGGCGTTATCAGTAACAGAAATAGCTGCCGAGCTGGGATTTGAGAGTATTTCTTATTTTACCACATTCTTCAAAAAGCATACAGGAACATCGCCGGAAGCTTTCCGAAGAATTACGAATTAA